The segment GGTGGATATTGTGACCACTCCCACCAATGACAATCGCTCGTACCACATCTCCTCTGCCAAAATCAAAGAGGAGCTAGGATTCGTACCCCAGCATACGATCGAAGAAGCAGCTAGGGATTTGGTGGCGGCCTTCAAGCAGGGTCTAATTCCCAATCCTATGACTAATATTTTGTACTACAACATCAAAACCATGCAGGCGATTGACCTGAAGTAAACTGGCTGGAATAAGTGGTGTTTTGAACCGTTGTCAGGAGTTGGAAATGCAACCTGTGCCGCCAGATTTGATGAAGCAGATGTTTTTTAACATGCTGCGTGTGCGTCGTGTAGAGGAAAAAATTGTAGAGCTGTATCCAGAGCA is part of the Cyanobacteriota bacterium genome and harbors:
- a CDS encoding SDR family NAD-dependent epimerase/dehydratase; translated protein: VDIVTTPTNDNRSYHISSAKIKEELGFVPQHTIEEAARDLVAAFKQGLIPNPMTNILYYNIKTMQAIDLK